Part of the Vicinamibacteria bacterium genome, TAGCGGTCGTTCCCGTCACGAAGATGCGATCCCCGGCACGGACCGCCCGTGAGTAGCCCACCAGGGGCTCCCACGTAGTGCCGCTGTCGAGATTGATGCGCTTCATCTGCTTACCTCAGCTCCATTTCTGCGCTGTCGCGGTCGAGGATCTCCCGATGACTGGAGCCCCCGAGGTGTTCTCGAACGCCGGATGCCAGGTCGACGAGGGCCGCTTCCAGCGTCTTGCGAGTCACGGGAGGAAGCGTCTCGATTACCAGCACGGCGTTCTTGGTCTCCTCGGTGAGCTTCGTGCGCTCCGCTTCCTTCCAGTTCCACCGGCGGCATACGGCGCCCACGTCGTCTCGATAGATGACCTCTCCCCTCTTCGGAGGTCGCTCGTCGCTCTCGCCGAGAAGCTTGACCGCGGGCTCGCTCTCGGTCGCGAACGTCAGCCTCAGATCCCCCTCGATCCGGTCGAGGTCCTCTCCTCCCGCGGGCACGAAGTGCGAGAGGGAAACGACGTTGTAGAGATCGACGAGTTTGTTGATGCTTCGTATCGATTCCCCCCGGCAGGCGCGGCGCAGCAAGTTCTCGACCGACGAAGGGTACTTCTTCGGCTTCGCCCCGAACCGCCGATAAGCGTCTCGCCAGCACGCGACCTGCGGATGCTCGGTGACGTTCTTTCCGTCGAGAGCGCCGGCGGCCTCCGTGGCCGCCTGACTCAGACGTCGGGCAATCGGTTCCGAGAGGCCTCGATTGTCCACGTCGAACACCGCCAGCACGCCGATCGCCGCACTGGGGAAGGCCTCGAAAATCTCGTGGCTGACAACGAATCGCATCGTCAGGCGAGCATGCTCCCGAGTACATGGTATCCGCCGTCCACGTACAGAATCTCTCCGGTGATGCCGCGCGCCAGGTCGGAGACGAGGAAGGCCGCCGCGTCTCCCACTTCGCCCTGGTCGGTGTTGCGCCGAAGCGGCGCGTGGTTCCGGTGGTGCTCCAGCATCCTGGAGATGCCATGGACGCCGGCCGACGCAAGAGTCTTGATGGGTCCCGCGGAGATCGCGTTGACGCGAATTCCCTTCGGACCGAGATCCGATGCGAGGTAGCGCACCGACATCTCGAGCGCCGCTTTCGCCACGCCCATCACGTTGTAGTTCGGCACGACGCGCTCGCCGCCGAGGTAGGTGAGCGTAACGACGCTCCCGCCATTCGGCATGAGAGGCACCATGCGACGGCAGAGCGCGGTGAGAGAATAGGACGAAACGTCCTGGGAGATACGGTACCCCTCGCGCGAGGTATCGAGAAAGGCTCCATCGAGCTCTTCCCTCAGGGCGAATGCCACGGCGTGGACCACGAAATCGATCCCGCCGAGCTCGTCACTCAGGCTCGTACCGAGAGCATCCAACTGCTCGTCCTCGGTCACGTCACAGGGCAGGACGATCGGATTCGTCAGCTGCTGAGCGAGGGTTCGTACGTTCTCCTCGAGTCGCTCACCCTGATAGGTCAGCGCCAGCCGGGCGCCTTCTCTCGAAACCGACTGCGCGATACCCCACGCGAGGGAGCGTTTGTTCGCGACTCCGACGATGAGCCCTCGTTTGCCGTCCAGGAGCATCCGTCCACCTCCGACGGCGGACTATACTGCAGGACGACGGCTCGACCAATCTTCGTTGGCGCAGCTCGCTTCGAAAGCGCGTGCCACCGAAAGGAGAAGCCGCTCTTCGCGCGGCGCGGCGGCGAGCTGCAGGCCGACGGGGCGTCCGTCGGCCGTGAATCCACAGGGCAGGGAGATCGCGGGAAATCCCGTCGTGTTGAATGGCGAGGCCAGGCGCAAGAGCCCCGCTCGCAGCTCTTCCCCATTTTCGAGCATCCGCTCGCCTATCCGGGGTGCGCCCGTCGGAGTCGTCGGCGCTACGAACACGTCGATGGCAGCGAAAGCTTCTCGGAAGGCACGCACGATCCGGCGGCGCGCGCGGAGCGCTGTCAAATACTCCACCGCGGAGATCTCGAGCCCGATTCTCAAAAGCTCCCGCGTGTCCTCGCCGTACTCCTCGGGCTTTTCGCGAATATCTTGCTCGTGATAGGACGACGCTTCGGCGAAGGCGATCGTGTTTCGGCACGCACCCTGAAGCTCGACCTCCGGGATGCGAACGCGGACCGGAGCCATTCCGAGATCGACTAGCCGGTCGACCGCCCGTCGAATGCACACCTCCACCTCGCCGGCCAGGTTCTCGAAGAAATACGACTCGTGGATTCCCAATCGAAGGCCCCTAACCTCAGGCTCGTCCTCGAGCTCGATTCTTGTTTCTGACATGACCTCATACAAAACCGCCGCGTCTTCCACCGAACGAGCCATGGGGCCCAAGTGATCCAGACTCCAGGAAAGCGGCGTGACGCCGTCTCGGGGAATGGAACCGTATGTCGGCTTCAGGCCCACGGTGCCACAGAGGGCAGAAGGAATGCGTACCGACCCTCCGGTGTCGCTACCGATCGAAGCGAGCCCGACCCCGAACGCGACGGCGACAGCCGAGCCGCCGCTCGAGCCGCCGCTGATACGAGAGCGGTCCCAGGGATTGCGAGCGGGCCCGTAGTGTGGATTGACGTTCGTCACGCCGTAGGCAAACTCGTGCAAATTCGTCTTCCCGAGCAAGATCGCTCCCGCCGCCCGGACCCGTGCGAGTGCTTCGGCATCCCGGTCGGAAACGAAAGTGGCGCGGAGTCTCGAGCCCGATGTGGTCCTGTCCCCTTTCGACCACACGATGTCTTTTGCCGTAACCGGAACGCCTTCGAGGGGCCCGAGAACACGACCTCGGCTGCGTGCCTCGTCCGAGGCCCGCGCTTCTGAAAGCGCCTGTTCTTCTCGCAGAGTAATGAAGGCGTTCGCTCCCGAAATCTCTTCGGCTCGCCTCAGATGATCGCGGACGAGATCCTCGGAGCTGAGCTCGCCCCGTTCGAGCTTGCGAAGGACGGTGCGGATGCTCACGGGGCTTTCTCGAGCTCGAGCTCAGGCGCGAAGAGCGGCTCTTCGTCACGGGCGGCCTCCCGCAGAGGCCGCAGGCCCTCGTGAAGAATTGCCAGACGCTCCGGAAGATGTCTTTCTTCGCAGTCTTGCGATTTTTTTTCCATGTCGTGCCTTGCCAAACTACCAGTCAGTAAGTTGCGAACTGCCGGTAAATCCGGGAATTACTCCCGCGAATTCTCGTGGAAAAAATCCCTTCTTCGCTCTGCAGTCTCAAGCGGGTAGAACGAGAACCCGTTATCTGTTATAGTGATGCCGCAAATCAACGAGGCAAGCGCGCGCCGCGACCATCCAGGGTCGATCGCGGCGCACCCTACGGCTTCCTCGGTTAGAAACGGAGGTTTAATGGCGATTCTGGATTTGCATACGAGCGAGCTCGAGACCCCGAGCGACGGAACGAAGTTCAAAGTCTTTACGCGCAAAGACATCGATCGAATTCCCCAGCTCGCGGCGCTCACGGAACGGCAGCGACGTTCCATGAAGGCCGTGTCCGCGGTGCTTCCGTTTCGCGTCAACAACTACGTCATCGACGATCTGATCGACTGGGACAATATACCCGACGATCCCATCTATCAGCTCACGTTCCCTCAGCCGGGAATGCTCGAAGAGTCGGACTACGAGCACATGCTCGAGCTCGTCGAAGCGAATGCTCCGAACGACGATGTCGAAACGGCCGCGCGTCGGATCCAACGGAAGCTCAACCCGCATCCGGCGGGCCAGATCCAGCTCAATGTTCCCGTCCTGAATGGCGAAGCGCTTCCGGGAATGCAGCACAAATACCGTGAGACGGTGCTCTTTTTCCCCGAGGCGGGTCAGACCTGCCATGCCTACTGCACTTATTGTTTCCGGTGGGCCCAGTTCGTCGGGATCAACGAGCTCAAGTTCGCGGCGCGCCAGGCAGACAAGCTCTTTGATTACGTCCGCCACCACGAAGAAGTGAGAAGCGTGCTCTTCACCGGCGGCGACCCGTTAGTGATGAAATCCAGGGTTTTGCGGCGCTATCTGGAGCCGCTCCTGGATCCATCGCTTCAGCATCTCGAGAGCATCCGCATCGGTAGCAAAGCGCCTGCCTACTGGCCCTACAAGTTCGTCAGCGACGATGACGCCGACGATTTGCTACGGCTGTTCGCGGAGGTCGTCGCCTCCGGTCGCAATCTCGCTCTCATGGCCCATTTCACCCACCCCCGAGAGCTCGAGACCGACATCGCCCAGGAGGCCCTGCGTCGGGTGCGCGAAACGGGCGCCGTGGTGCGCTGCCAATCTCCGATTGTGCGACACGTGAACGATTCCCCCGACGTCTGGGCCCGGTTGTGGACCGAAGAAGTCAGGCTCGGAGCCGTTCCCTACTACATGTTCGTAGAGCGGAACACCGGGGCGAAGAGCTACTTCGAGATTCCTCTCGCTCGTGCCTTCGAGATCTTCAACGTAGCCTATCGCCAAGTGTCGGGACTGGCTCGGACAGTGCGGGGACCGTCGATGTCGGCGATGCCGGGCAAAGTGCTCATCGAGGGGACTACGGAAGTCGGCGGTCGCAAGCTCTTCGCGCTGAAGTTCATTCAGGGCCGCGACCCCGAGTGGGTGGGCCGGATCTTTTTCGCCGAGCTCGACCCTCGAGCCACCTGGCTCTCGGACCTGAAGCCGGCTTTCGGAGAGCGGGAATTCTTCTTCGAGGAGCGGCTTCGCGAGATCAAAGCGGAACGCGAGATCTTACTCACCGGCTGAGAACGCCGAACGTTCGTCCTCGCACGAGCGGTCCCTGCTCCAATGGACCAGCAAAGCGGCGATCAGGGCGAGAAAGCCGAGCAAGGTCAAGATCGCGGCTATCATTTCCATTCCTGTTGTTCTCCTCCAACTTTAGGGGCGCTCTTCCAGTTGACACCCGCGACAAGGCGCTCCGGTGGGCAAAACGTGCAAAACCCGTGAAAGATTGTGGCGAAAATGTGACGCGGTAGCCGGGCAGGTGATTTGGCGCTAGATTGATACTGAATGAGCGCGACGGGCGGCCGGGTGGCGATCGTGGACGATGAGGCAAATCTCCGCGAGACTGTAGGTTACGCTCTCGAGCGAGAGGGGTACCATGTCGATCTCTTCCCCGATGGCCTGGCGGCCTGGGAATCGTTCTCGCGGGCCCTTCCCGACGTTTGCGTGCTGGACATCGTGATGCCCCGAATGGACGGGCTCGAACTGTGCCGAAAGCTTCGCGGCGTCAGCGAGTCGCTGCCGATCATCTTCCTGACCTCGCGCGACGAGGAGTTCGACCGCGTCCTGGGTCTCGAGCTGGGTGCCGACGACTATCTCGTGAAGCCCTTCGCCATGAGGGAGCTGGTCGCCCGAGTCAAGGTGCTCTTCCGACGGTTGGCCCTTCTGGGAAAACCTCCCGCGAGCGACGAGCAGAAAATCGCAATCGGACAGTTGTCGCTCGATCTGAACCGCTACCAGGCGGCGTGGAACGGGAGCCCTCTTTCGCTGACGGTGACGGAGTTCATGCTTCTGCACGCACTCTCCCGGAGACCGGGCCACGTCAAGTCCCGCGCCCAGCTCATGGAGGAGTGCTATCCGCACGATGCCTACGTGAGCGAGCGTACGATCGACAGCCACGTCAAGCGACTGCGGAAGAAGTTTGCCGATCTCGACGAGAGTTTCGACGCCATCGAGACGGTGTACGGATTGGGATACCGCTACCGCGAAGGTTGACGCGCCAATGCGTCGCTTCGTCTCCAAGATCTCCATTCGCCTGCTGGCGTTCAACGTCCTGCTGGTGTTCTTTCCCGCCGCGGGCGCGTCCTATCTGGCGATTTACGAGCGCAAGCTGCTCCAGGCACAAGAGCAGTCCATGGTCCAGCAGGGACGCCTGCTGACCGCTGCGCTATCGGAGCGTGGCCCGCTGTCCCAGTCCGTCATCGAGCCGATTCTCCTCCGTCTCGAGCAGCGTACTTCGGCTCGCATCCGCGTGCTCGATCGAGAAGGATGGCTTCTGGCGGACACGAGCCGGCTCGGCCCCGCACGAATCGGGGAGGAAGACGCGACCACGCCCAACGAAGGTGGACGCGATCCACGTTCGAGCGTCCTCTACCGGATTGGATCGTACCTGGTGCGAACGGCGTCGGGGCTTTTTGGCGAGCCTCCCGCCCCGGTCGCCGCCGACGGCTACTACTCGGCCGACACGCCCTTCTCCGGCCCCGAGGTGCGCCAGGCGCTCGAAGGCAACTACGGAGCCGCCACGAGGATTACCCCGGGCGGACAACGCTCGGTGACGTTGTATAGCGCACTTCCCATCTACAACGAGGGTGAAGTCGACGGCGCCGTTCTCGTTTCGCAGTCCACGTTCTACATACTCCAGGACCTCTACGAGGTGCGTCTCGCCATCTTCCAGTTTCTACTCGGCACCGTTGCCGTCGCCGTCGTTTTGAGCCTTCTCGTATCGACGACGATCTCGCGCCCGTTAAAACAGCTCCGTGCGCAAGCGGCGGCGATCCTGGACCGGCGCGGCCGACTGAAAGGCCAGTTTGGCGGCTCGAACCGGCTCGACGAGATCGGTGACTTGAGCCGCGCGCTTTCCCAGCTCTCGTCGAGGCTGGACGAGCGCATGCGTTTCATCGAATCCTTCGCCGCCGACGTCTCTCACGAGTTCAAGAACCCGCTCACATCGATCCGCGCCGCCGCCGAGATGCTCAGAGACATCGACGACCGCGAAGAGCGATCCCGGTTCGTGGCCTTTGTCGAGAAGGACATCACTCGACTCGAGCGGCTGCTGTCTTCCGTGCGGGAGATCACGCTCCTCGACGCGGATCCCGATGCGGGCGAAGACCCGCAGCCGGTAGCCCTCGACGCCCTAGTCCGAGGAGTGGTCGCCGCGGAGCGATTTCGCGACTCGGGCATCGAAACGGCCCTCCCCGAGCGACCGGTTACCGTCGAGGGGAACGCCGACCGCCTCACCCAAGTCGTGGAGAACCTCGTCGACAACGCCGTGTCGTTCTCACCGCCAGGTGGTCGCATCCGCGTCAGTCTCGAGCAGAGCGACGGCGGCGCGATACTGCGCGTCGAGGACCAGGGCCCCGGCATCCCTCCGGAGCATCGCGACCGGGTCTTCGATCGTTTCTTCTCTTACCGTCCCGCCGCGGCTAACTCGCGCGAGCACAGCGGTCTCGGCCTCGCCATCGTCAAGGCGATCGTCGAGCGCCATCGAGGCTCGATCAGCCTTTTCGACTCCCCGTTCGGAGGCGCGGGCTTCGAGCTGCGCCTACCCTCCCGTTGAAGTCTGACTCTCACCGAGTACGCGACCGATGCGCGCGAGGAACTCCTCTTCCGAGAGACTCTCGACCCCGAGCTCCTTCGCTTTCTCCGCCTTCGAGCCGGGATTCTCCCCCACCACGACGAAGCTGGTCCCCTTGCTGATGGTCGAGGTTACCCGGCCTCCGCGCTCCTCGACGAGGCGCTTGGCCTCGGCGCGCCCGAGCTGCGAAAGCGTTCCCGTGAACACGATCTTCTTGCCCTCGAGCGTTCGATCGGTCGCTCTCGCTTCGCTCTCGAGCTCGAGGCCGTGCTGCTTCATTCTCTCGATCACCTGCCGGTTACGCTCGTCGCGGAAGTAATCGGCCACGGCGCGAGCGACCTCGTCGCCGACCTCGTGCACGGAACGAAGCTCGCCTTCGCTCGCCCTCATGATTGCGTCGAGGCTTCCAAAGTGCTTCGTGAGGACACGGGCGACGTGCTGTCCGACGTTGGGAATCCCGAGGGCATAGACGAATCGGTCGAGCTCCGCCCGTTTGGATGCCTCGATCGCGTTGAGGAGATTGTCGGCGGATTTATCGGCGAAGCCCTCGAGCCCGAGCACGTCCTCCTTGTCGAGGGCGTAGAGATCGGCGAGGTCTTCGACCAGCCCGCGCTCGACGAGCTGCGCTACCGTTTTCTCGCCGAGAAAATCGATCTCCATGGCACCGCGGCTCGCGAAGTGTTGGATTCGGCCCGTTTGCTGAGCGCGGCAGGCCCATCCTCCGGTGCAGTAGTGATACGCTCCTTTGCTGACCACCGGGGAGCGGCAAACGGGACATTCTTCGGGCATGCGGAAACGTCTCGCATCGTCCTTGCGATGCTCCGCCAGTACCTCGACCACTTCGGGGATGACGTCTCCGGCG contains:
- a CDS encoding enoyl-ACP reductase; the protein is MLLDGKRGLIVGVANKRSLAWGIAQSVSREGARLALTYQGERLEENVRTLAQQLTNPIVLPCDVTEDEQLDALGTSLSDELGGIDFVVHAVAFALREELDGAFLDTSREGYRISQDVSSYSLTALCRRMVPLMPNGGSVVTLTYLGGERVVPNYNVMGVAKAALEMSVRYLASDLGPKGIRVNAISAGPIKTLASAGVHGISRMLEHHRNHAPLRRNTDQGEVGDAAAFLVSDLARGITGEILYVDGGYHVLGSMLA
- a CDS encoding lysine 2,3-aminomutase, yielding MAILDLHTSELETPSDGTKFKVFTRKDIDRIPQLAALTERQRRSMKAVSAVLPFRVNNYVIDDLIDWDNIPDDPIYQLTFPQPGMLEESDYEHMLELVEANAPNDDVETAARRIQRKLNPHPAGQIQLNVPVLNGEALPGMQHKYRETVLFFPEAGQTCHAYCTYCFRWAQFVGINELKFAARQADKLFDYVRHHEEVRSVLFTGGDPLVMKSRVLRRYLEPLLDPSLQHLESIRIGSKAPAYWPYKFVSDDDADDLLRLFAEVVASGRNLALMAHFTHPRELETDIAQEALRRVRETGAVVRCQSPIVRHVNDSPDVWARLWTEEVRLGAVPYYMFVERNTGAKSYFEIPLARAFEIFNVAYRQVSGLARTVRGPSMSAMPGKVLIEGTTEVGGRKLFALKFIQGRDPEWVGRIFFAELDPRATWLSDLKPAFGEREFFFEERLREIKAEREILLTG
- a CDS encoding stimulus-sensing domain-containing protein — protein: MRRFVSKISIRLLAFNVLLVFFPAAGASYLAIYERKLLQAQEQSMVQQGRLLTAALSERGPLSQSVIEPILLRLEQRTSARIRVLDREGWLLADTSRLGPARIGEEDATTPNEGGRDPRSSVLYRIGSYLVRTASGLFGEPPAPVAADGYYSADTPFSGPEVRQALEGNYGAATRITPGGQRSVTLYSALPIYNEGEVDGAVLVSQSTFYILQDLYEVRLAIFQFLLGTVAVAVVLSLLVSTTISRPLKQLRAQAAAILDRRGRLKGQFGGSNRLDEIGDLSRALSQLSSRLDERMRFIESFAADVSHEFKNPLTSIRAAAEMLRDIDDREERSRFVAFVEKDITRLERLLSSVREITLLDADPDAGEDPQPVALDALVRGVVAAERFRDSGIETALPERPVTVEGNADRLTQVVENLVDNAVSFSPPGGRIRVSLEQSDGGAILRVEDQGPGIPPEHRDRVFDRFFSYRPAAANSREHSGLGLAIVKAIVERHRGSISLFDSPFGGAGFELRLPSR
- a CDS encoding amidase; the encoded protein is MSIRTVLRKLERGELSSEDLVRDHLRRAEEISGANAFITLREEQALSEARASDEARSRGRVLGPLEGVPVTAKDIVWSKGDRTTSGSRLRATFVSDRDAEALARVRAAGAILLGKTNLHEFAYGVTNVNPHYGPARNPWDRSRISGGSSGGSAVAVAFGVGLASIGSDTGGSVRIPSALCGTVGLKPTYGSIPRDGVTPLSWSLDHLGPMARSVEDAAVLYEVMSETRIELEDEPEVRGLRLGIHESYFFENLAGEVEVCIRRAVDRLVDLGMAPVRVRIPEVELQGACRNTIAFAEASSYHEQDIREKPEEYGEDTRELLRIGLEISAVEYLTALRARRRIVRAFREAFAAIDVFVAPTTPTGAPRIGERMLENGEELRAGLLRLASPFNTTGFPAISLPCGFTADGRPVGLQLAAAPREERLLLSVARAFEASCANEDWSSRRPAV
- a CDS encoding phenylalanine--tRNA ligase beta subunit-related protein, with product MRFVVSHEIFEAFPSAAIGVLAVFDVDNRGLSEPIARRLSQAATEAAGALDGKNVTEHPQVACWRDAYRRFGAKPKKYPSSVENLLRRACRGESIRSINKLVDLYNVVSLSHFVPAGGEDLDRIEGDLRLTFATESEPAVKLLGESDERPPKRGEVIYRDDVGAVCRRWNWKEAERTKLTEETKNAVLVIETLPPVTRKTLEAALVDLASGVREHLGGSSHREILDRDSAEMELR
- a CDS encoding response regulator transcription factor; translated protein: MSATGGRVAIVDDEANLRETVGYALEREGYHVDLFPDGLAAWESFSRALPDVCVLDIVMPRMDGLELCRKLRGVSESLPIIFLTSRDEEFDRVLGLELGADDYLVKPFAMRELVARVKVLFRRLALLGKPPASDEQKIAIGQLSLDLNRYQAAWNGSPLSLTVTEFMLLHALSRRPGHVKSRAQLMEECYPHDAYVSERTIDSHVKRLRKKFADLDESFDAIETVYGLGYRYREG